The following proteins come from a genomic window of Miscanthus floridulus cultivar M001 chromosome 2, ASM1932011v1, whole genome shotgun sequence:
- the LOC136521237 gene encoding mitogen-activated protein kinase kinase kinase 1-like isoform X3: MFSWSRKQSSSSGSPSSSSSSSSRRHGGSGSGSRGRSPRLDRRNAVKRIEYEAGAGASASWSSSSSAEQQRSPGLRPSRSLDLAPGANLRISGSVEGEVDELCRSLGLSGPEDFAVPVAAWEARKSRSNSDLLPRSRLDPSTPADEPSPIARAVSAPDVQPTRSVPAPIPEESLHSSSASTATDSAEEPTAAAPEESPKAAPALAIVAPAGDSPLPSPRRGGGESFAPREQGSELGERVDTRCNSDTEEENEVEDGVAAVEGELKELRIGETFEGFTGTSSLSTTNDDDASSTTTEAMFIISPNGKFKRKIKSWMRGALLGSGSFGMVYEGISDEGAFFAVKEVSLLDQGSNAQQSIVALEQEIALLSQFEHENIVQYYGTDKEESKLYIFIELVTQGSLSSLYQKYKLRESQVSAYTRQILNGLVYLHERNVVHRDIKCANILVHANGSVKLADFGLAKEFQMSKINMLRSCKGSVYWMAPEVINPKKMYGPSADIWSLGCTVLEMLTQQIPFPNVEWTNAFFMIGRGEQPTIPNYLSKEAQDFIGQCVRVDPESRPSASQLLEHPFVNRPLRASFESPSPPAIRL; encoded by the exons ATGTTCTCGTGGAGCCGTAAACAGTCGTCCTCCTCCGGCTCgccctcgtcgtcctcgtcctcctccagccGCCGCCacggcgggagcgggagcgggagccgCGGACGGAGCCCGCGGTTGGATCGCCGCAACGCGGTGAAGCGCATCGAGTACGAGGCGGGCGCGGGGGCGTCCGCGTCgtggtcgtcctcgtcctccgcgGAGCAGCAGCGTTCGCCGGGGCTCCGGCCCTCGCGCTCCCTAGACCTTGCCCCCGGCGCGAACCTCCGCATCAGCGGGAGCGTGGAGGGGGAGGTCGACGAGCTCTGCCGCAGCCTGGGGCTCTCGGGGCCCGAGGATTTCGCCGTCCCCGTCGCCGCCTGGGAGGCGCGCAAGTCGCGGTCTAACTCCGACCTCCTCCCGCGCTCCCGGCTGGACCCGTCCACACCCGCTGACGAACCTTCGCCAATTGCGCGCGCGGTCTCGGCGCCCGATGTTCAGCCGACTCGCTCCGTCCCTGCCCCCATTCCTGAGGAGTCACTCCACTCTTCGTCCGCTTCCACCGCCACGGACTCGGCGGAGGAGCCTACCGCTGCGGCGCCCGAGGAGTCACCCAAGGCTGCCCCTGCCCTTGCTATTGTGGCTCCCGCCGGGGATTCTCCCCTGCCTTCGCCAAGGAGGGGAGGCGGGGAG TCGTTTGCTCCCAGGGAACAGGGAAGTGAACTGGGAGAACGTGTGGACACTCGTTGCAATTCGGACACAGAGGAAGAGAATGAGGTTGAGGATGGGGTGGCAGCGGTGGAGGGCGAGCTGAAAGAGTTGAGAATAGGGGAGACCTTCGAGGGGTTCACTGGAACTTCTTCATTGTCGACGACGAATGATGATGATGCGTCCAGTACAACCACGGAGGCCATGTTCATCATATCACCGAATGGCAAGTTCAAGCGGAAGATCAAGTCATGGATGCGTGGTGCTCTTCTGGGAAGCGGCTCATTTGGGATGGTGTACGAGGGGATCAGTGA TGAGGGTGCGTTTTTTGCTGTGAAGGAAGTATCTTTGCTTGACCAAGGAAGCAACGCACAACAATCTATtgttgcacttgagcag GAAATTGCACTCCTCAGTCAGTTTGAACATGAAAATATAGTCCAGTATTATGGAACTGACAAG GAAGAATCCAAACTCTATATTTTTATTGAGCTTGTCACACAAGGATCTCTTTCATCCCTCTATCAAAAGTATAAACTACGAGAATCGCAAGTCTCTGCATACACAAGGCAGATTCTTAATGGATTGGTTTACCTCCATGAGAGAAATGTGGTCCACAG AGATATCAAATGCGCCAATATACTGGTGCATGCAAATGGATCTGTAAAGCTTGCAGATTTTGGATTGGCAAAGGAG TTTCAGATGTCAAAAATTAATATGCTAAGGTCATGCAAAGGAAGTGTTTACTGGATGGCACCTGAG GTTATTAATCCTAAAAAGATGTATGGGCCTTCAGCTGATATATGGAGCCTTGGCTGCACCGTGTTGGAAATGCTAACCCAGCAAATACCATTTCCTAATGTCGAGTGG ACAAATGCTTTCTTCATGATTGGAAGAGGGGAACAGCCTACTATTCCCAACTATCTGTCGAAGGAGGCTCAAGATTTCATTGGCCAGTGTGTAAGAGTTGATCCTGAGAGTCGACCTTCTGCATCACAACTTTTGGAGCACCCATTTGTTAACAGACCACTGCGAGCTTCATTTGAATCTCCATCTCCCCCAGCCATCAGATTATAG
- the LOC136521237 gene encoding mitogen-activated protein kinase kinase kinase 1-like isoform X1, translating into MFSWSRKQSSSSGSPSSSSSSSSRRHGGSGSGSRGRSPRLDRRNAVKRIEYEAGAGASASWSSSSSAEQQRSPGLRPSRSLDLAPGANLRISGSVEGEVDELCRSLGLSGPEDFAVPVAAWEARKSRSNSDLLPRSRLDPSTPADEPSPIARAVSAPDVQPTRSVPAPIPEESLHSSSASTATDSAEEPTAAAPEESPKAAPALAIVAPAGDSPLPSPRRGGGEVGIRGARPPLLSPPPPIGALAPPPARRSFVDDYMTRSAWDIVQSFAPREQGSELGERVDTRCNSDTEEENEVEDGVAAVEGELKELRIGETFEGFTGTSSLSTTNDDDASSTTTEAMFIISPNGKFKRKIKSWMRGALLGSGSFGMVYEGISDEGAFFAVKEVSLLDQGSNAQQSIVALEQEIALLSQFEHENIVQYYGTDKEESKLYIFIELVTQGSLSSLYQKYKLRESQVSAYTRQILNGLVYLHERNVVHRDIKCANILVHANGSVKLADFGLAKEFQMSKINMLRSCKGSVYWMAPEVINPKKMYGPSADIWSLGCTVLEMLTQQIPFPNVEWTNAFFMIGRGEQPTIPNYLSKEAQDFIGQCVRVDPESRPSASQLLEHPFVNRPLRASFESPSPPAIRL; encoded by the exons ATGTTCTCGTGGAGCCGTAAACAGTCGTCCTCCTCCGGCTCgccctcgtcgtcctcgtcctcctccagccGCCGCCacggcgggagcgggagcgggagccgCGGACGGAGCCCGCGGTTGGATCGCCGCAACGCGGTGAAGCGCATCGAGTACGAGGCGGGCGCGGGGGCGTCCGCGTCgtggtcgtcctcgtcctccgcgGAGCAGCAGCGTTCGCCGGGGCTCCGGCCCTCGCGCTCCCTAGACCTTGCCCCCGGCGCGAACCTCCGCATCAGCGGGAGCGTGGAGGGGGAGGTCGACGAGCTCTGCCGCAGCCTGGGGCTCTCGGGGCCCGAGGATTTCGCCGTCCCCGTCGCCGCCTGGGAGGCGCGCAAGTCGCGGTCTAACTCCGACCTCCTCCCGCGCTCCCGGCTGGACCCGTCCACACCCGCTGACGAACCTTCGCCAATTGCGCGCGCGGTCTCGGCGCCCGATGTTCAGCCGACTCGCTCCGTCCCTGCCCCCATTCCTGAGGAGTCACTCCACTCTTCGTCCGCTTCCACCGCCACGGACTCGGCGGAGGAGCCTACCGCTGCGGCGCCCGAGGAGTCACCCAAGGCTGCCCCTGCCCTTGCTATTGTGGCTCCCGCCGGGGATTCTCCCCTGCCTTCGCCAAGGAGGGGAGGCGGGGAGGTAGGGATACGGGGTGCACGGCCGCCTTTACTCTCCCCACCTCCGCCAATTGGTGCACTCGCTCCTCCGCCGGCGAGGAGGTCCTTCGTTGACGATTACATGACTCGGTCCGCTTGGGACATTGTGCAGTCGTTTGCTCCCAGGGAACAGGGAAGTGAACTGGGAGAACGTGTGGACACTCGTTGCAATTCGGACACAGAGGAAGAGAATGAGGTTGAGGATGGGGTGGCAGCGGTGGAGGGCGAGCTGAAAGAGTTGAGAATAGGGGAGACCTTCGAGGGGTTCACTGGAACTTCTTCATTGTCGACGACGAATGATGATGATGCGTCCAGTACAACCACGGAGGCCATGTTCATCATATCACCGAATGGCAAGTTCAAGCGGAAGATCAAGTCATGGATGCGTGGTGCTCTTCTGGGAAGCGGCTCATTTGGGATGGTGTACGAGGGGATCAGTGA TGAGGGTGCGTTTTTTGCTGTGAAGGAAGTATCTTTGCTTGACCAAGGAAGCAACGCACAACAATCTATtgttgcacttgagcag GAAATTGCACTCCTCAGTCAGTTTGAACATGAAAATATAGTCCAGTATTATGGAACTGACAAG GAAGAATCCAAACTCTATATTTTTATTGAGCTTGTCACACAAGGATCTCTTTCATCCCTCTATCAAAAGTATAAACTACGAGAATCGCAAGTCTCTGCATACACAAGGCAGATTCTTAATGGATTGGTTTACCTCCATGAGAGAAATGTGGTCCACAG AGATATCAAATGCGCCAATATACTGGTGCATGCAAATGGATCTGTAAAGCTTGCAGATTTTGGATTGGCAAAGGAG TTTCAGATGTCAAAAATTAATATGCTAAGGTCATGCAAAGGAAGTGTTTACTGGATGGCACCTGAG GTTATTAATCCTAAAAAGATGTATGGGCCTTCAGCTGATATATGGAGCCTTGGCTGCACCGTGTTGGAAATGCTAACCCAGCAAATACCATTTCCTAATGTCGAGTGG ACAAATGCTTTCTTCATGATTGGAAGAGGGGAACAGCCTACTATTCCCAACTATCTGTCGAAGGAGGCTCAAGATTTCATTGGCCAGTGTGTAAGAGTTGATCCTGAGAGTCGACCTTCTGCATCACAACTTTTGGAGCACCCATTTGTTAACAGACCACTGCGAGCTTCATTTGAATCTCCATCTCCCCCAGCCATCAGATTATAG
- the LOC136521237 gene encoding mitogen-activated protein kinase kinase kinase 1-like isoform X2 — translation MFSWSRKQSSSSGSPSSSSSSSSRRHGGSGSGSRGRSPRLDRRNAVKRIEYEAGAGASASWSSSSSAEQQRSPGLRPSRSLDLAPGANLRISGSVEGEVDELCRSLGLSGPEDFAVPVAAWEARKSRSNSDLLPRSRLDPSTPADEPSPIARAVSAPDVQPTRSVPAPIPEESLHSSSASTATDSAEEPTAAAPEESPKAAPALAIVAPAGDSPLPSPRRGGGEVGIRGARPPLLSPPPPIGALAPPPARRSFVDDYMTRSAWDIVQSFAPREQGSELGERVDTRCNSDTEEENEVEDGVAAVEGELKELRIGETFEGFTGTSSLSTTNDDDASSTTTEAMFIISPNGKFKRKIKSWMRGALLGSGSFGMVYEGISDEGAFFAVKEVSLLDQGSNAQQSIVALEQEIALLSQFEHENIVQYYGTDKEESKLYIFIELVTQGSLSSLYQKYKLRESQVSAYTRQILNGLVYLHERNVVHRDIKCANILVHANGSVKLADFGLAKEMSKINMLRSCKGSVYWMAPEVINPKKMYGPSADIWSLGCTVLEMLTQQIPFPNVEWTNAFFMIGRGEQPTIPNYLSKEAQDFIGQCVRVDPESRPSASQLLEHPFVNRPLRASFESPSPPAIRL, via the exons ATGTTCTCGTGGAGCCGTAAACAGTCGTCCTCCTCCGGCTCgccctcgtcgtcctcgtcctcctccagccGCCGCCacggcgggagcgggagcgggagccgCGGACGGAGCCCGCGGTTGGATCGCCGCAACGCGGTGAAGCGCATCGAGTACGAGGCGGGCGCGGGGGCGTCCGCGTCgtggtcgtcctcgtcctccgcgGAGCAGCAGCGTTCGCCGGGGCTCCGGCCCTCGCGCTCCCTAGACCTTGCCCCCGGCGCGAACCTCCGCATCAGCGGGAGCGTGGAGGGGGAGGTCGACGAGCTCTGCCGCAGCCTGGGGCTCTCGGGGCCCGAGGATTTCGCCGTCCCCGTCGCCGCCTGGGAGGCGCGCAAGTCGCGGTCTAACTCCGACCTCCTCCCGCGCTCCCGGCTGGACCCGTCCACACCCGCTGACGAACCTTCGCCAATTGCGCGCGCGGTCTCGGCGCCCGATGTTCAGCCGACTCGCTCCGTCCCTGCCCCCATTCCTGAGGAGTCACTCCACTCTTCGTCCGCTTCCACCGCCACGGACTCGGCGGAGGAGCCTACCGCTGCGGCGCCCGAGGAGTCACCCAAGGCTGCCCCTGCCCTTGCTATTGTGGCTCCCGCCGGGGATTCTCCCCTGCCTTCGCCAAGGAGGGGAGGCGGGGAGGTAGGGATACGGGGTGCACGGCCGCCTTTACTCTCCCCACCTCCGCCAATTGGTGCACTCGCTCCTCCGCCGGCGAGGAGGTCCTTCGTTGACGATTACATGACTCGGTCCGCTTGGGACATTGTGCAGTCGTTTGCTCCCAGGGAACAGGGAAGTGAACTGGGAGAACGTGTGGACACTCGTTGCAATTCGGACACAGAGGAAGAGAATGAGGTTGAGGATGGGGTGGCAGCGGTGGAGGGCGAGCTGAAAGAGTTGAGAATAGGGGAGACCTTCGAGGGGTTCACTGGAACTTCTTCATTGTCGACGACGAATGATGATGATGCGTCCAGTACAACCACGGAGGCCATGTTCATCATATCACCGAATGGCAAGTTCAAGCGGAAGATCAAGTCATGGATGCGTGGTGCTCTTCTGGGAAGCGGCTCATTTGGGATGGTGTACGAGGGGATCAGTGA TGAGGGTGCGTTTTTTGCTGTGAAGGAAGTATCTTTGCTTGACCAAGGAAGCAACGCACAACAATCTATtgttgcacttgagcag GAAATTGCACTCCTCAGTCAGTTTGAACATGAAAATATAGTCCAGTATTATGGAACTGACAAG GAAGAATCCAAACTCTATATTTTTATTGAGCTTGTCACACAAGGATCTCTTTCATCCCTCTATCAAAAGTATAAACTACGAGAATCGCAAGTCTCTGCATACACAAGGCAGATTCTTAATGGATTGGTTTACCTCCATGAGAGAAATGTGGTCCACAG AGATATCAAATGCGCCAATATACTGGTGCATGCAAATGGATCTGTAAAGCTTGCAGATTTTGGATTGGCAAAGGAG ATGTCAAAAATTAATATGCTAAGGTCATGCAAAGGAAGTGTTTACTGGATGGCACCTGAG GTTATTAATCCTAAAAAGATGTATGGGCCTTCAGCTGATATATGGAGCCTTGGCTGCACCGTGTTGGAAATGCTAACCCAGCAAATACCATTTCCTAATGTCGAGTGG ACAAATGCTTTCTTCATGATTGGAAGAGGGGAACAGCCTACTATTCCCAACTATCTGTCGAAGGAGGCTCAAGATTTCATTGGCCAGTGTGTAAGAGTTGATCCTGAGAGTCGACCTTCTGCATCACAACTTTTGGAGCACCCATTTGTTAACAGACCACTGCGAGCTTCATTTGAATCTCCATCTCCCCCAGCCATCAGATTATAG